The Stackebrandtia nassauensis DSM 44728 genome includes the window GCCGGGTTGAGCGGATCGACGAAGGCTCGAAACCCCGGCTGAGTCTTCACGACTTCGGGGTCGAGGGCGTTGCCGTCGGCGTCCCGCAGGGTGCTGGCTTCGGCTTCCTTCGAAGTCCACGGAAACCCCTTCGGGATCGTGGTGACCCGGACACCATCCAGCACCAGCTGCGCCTTCAGCTTCTCGGCGGTGTCCTTCTTGTCCCGCTTGCGTTTTTCCTCGTCGATGGCGTGCCGGGCTCCCCAGTGCGAGCTGGCGCCTTTGAGGATGCGCTCCATGGCCTTGGGGTCATCGGCGGCGAATTCGGCGACCTCGGCCGCCAGGGCGAGATCGAGGGTCCCGTCATCGGCGGCCTGCTGCGCGGCTTCGGGCAGCTTCGACAGCGCCAGCGCTCCGGCCACGTGTTTCTTGCTGCGCCCGGCGACCTTGGCGATCCGTTCGGGTTTCCACCCGAACAGGGCCAACTGCTCGTAGTCGCGGGCCTCGTCAGTGGGACGCATCGCCTCACGGTTGAGGTTTTCGGCCAACCGCGAGGCCACCAGTTGCGCGGCGTCGGCGTCAGCGGCGATGACGCACGGTGCGGTGGCGTGCTTCAGCGCGATCAGGGCGAGCCGGCGTCGGTGCCCGGCCACCACCATGTGCTGACCCGGCTCCTCGGTCGGGACCGCGACGATCGGTTGCAGCAGCCCGACGATCGGGATCGAGTCCAGCAGGTCCGAGATATCGGGTTCGGCGTCGCTGGGGCG containing:
- a CDS encoding ParB/RepB/Spo0J family partition protein; its protein translation is MEIVELDIEQLIPNPDNRPSDAEPDISDLLDSIPIVGLLQPIVAVPTEEPGQHMVVAGHRRRLALIALKHATAPCVIAADADAAQLVASRLAENLNREAMRPTDEARDYEQLALFGWKPERIAKVAGRSKKHVAGALALSKLPEAAQQAADDGTLDLALAAEVAEFAADDPKAMERILKGASSHWGARHAIDEEKRKRDKKDTAEKLKAQLVLDGVRVTTIPKGFPWTSKEAEASTLRDADGNALDPEVVKTQPGFRAFVDPLNPAKPVVYCTDPEAWGFTRTKYTSYVSEAEAQQRAEAEAEDAARAEAHTAARAIRHEFLKQRYATAKAAKPLFPDALRTVIARPSSMDWSYGFDDLADALAGASIAEAVETAGIDRLTRMLVARWLVLQEANLKAVTSGKRLSDERRALAYLDLLVDDGYTLSDIEQHTHERLTAAIAAEEAELAAQDQAEQDQADSTHDDAADGDAAVETAAA